The Glycine soja cultivar W05 chromosome 8, ASM419377v2, whole genome shotgun sequence genome has a window encoding:
- the LOC114421540 gene encoding protein SRG1-like, with translation MEVTAAPVPYVQEIAKEALTIVPERYVRPVHERPILSNSTPLPEIPVIDLSKLLSQDHKEHELDRLHYACKEWGFFQLINHGVDSSLVEKVKRGAQGLFDLPMEEKKKFGQREGEAEGYGQLFVVSEEQKLEWADLFFMFTLPPNKRKPHLFPNLPLPFRGDLDAYCEELRKLAIQILDQMANSLAIDPMEIRELFGEAEQSMRMNYYPPCPQPELVMGLNPHSDGGGLTILLQANEVEGLQIRKDGLWIPVKPLPNAFIINLGDMLEVMSNGIYQSIEHRATVNSEKERLSIATFYSTAIDAIICPAPSLVTPKTPAMFKPISAGDYFKGYLAQELRGKSFLDTIRIHAENENSS, from the exons ATGGAAGTAACAGCTGCTCCAGTGCCTTATGTCCAAGAAATTGCAAAGGAGGCATTGACCATAGTGCCTGAGCGTTATGTTCGACCAGTTCATGAACGTCCTATATTATCTAACTCTACACCTTTACCTGAAATTCCTGTCATTGACTTGAGCAAATTGTTGTCTCAAGACCACAAGGAGCATGAACTCGACAGGCTTCACTATGCATGCAAAGAATGGGGTTTCTTTCAG CTAATTAATCACGGAGTGGACTCTTCATTGGTGGAAAAAGTGAAGAGAGGTGCTCAAGGATTATTCGATCTTCcaatggaagagaagaaaaagtttgggcagagagaaggagaagctGAGGGATATGGTCAACTCTTCGTGGTTTCAGAGGAACAGAAGTTAGAGTGGGCAGATTTGTTTTTCATGTTCACTTTGCCACCAAACAAGAGGAAACCCCACTTATTCCCCAACCTTCCCCTGCCATTCAG GGGTGATTTAGACGCCTATTGTGAAGAATTAAGAAAACTTGCAATCCAGATCCTTGACCAGATGGCCAATTCTCTTGCAATAGACCCAATGGAAATAAGAGAGTTATTTGGTGAAGCAGAACAATCAATGAGGATGAATTATTATCCACCATGTCCCCAACCAGAGCTTGTGATGGGACTCAATCCTCATTCTGATGGTGGAGGCCTCACCATCCTTCTCCAAGCCAATGAAGTGGAAGGtcttcaaataagaaaagatggACTGTGGATTCCAGTTAAACCCCTTCCCAATGCTTTCATCATAAACCTTGGTGACATGTTGGAG GTGATGAGTAATGGAATCTACCAAAGCATAGAGCACAGGGCAACAGTTAACTCAGAGAAAGAGAGACTTTCCATAGCCACATTTTATAGCACTGCTATAGATGCAATTATATGTCCAGCACCAAGCCTTGTAACTCCAAAAACACCAGCAATGTTCAAACCAATCAGCGCGGGAGATTACTTCAAAGGATACCTTGCACAAGAACTTCGCGGGAAATCTTTCCTTGACACCATAAGAATTCATGCTGAAAATGAGAATAGCTCTTAG